Below is a genomic region from Zerene cesonia ecotype Mississippi chromosome Z, Zerene_cesonia_1.1, whole genome shotgun sequence.
TTTCATTGGCTAAAATTATAAgacttttcatatttaattttactaatcATCTCTTTCAACTATGCCACGTATACATTGCTTTTCCTTTGCCCTATTTGCTGCACACATGCGATATAAAAAGAACAATAAGCTCACAAAAAGACATCTGCGAAAAAATTCGCACTTTGACGCCCCGTTTTTCATCAGGTTGACATAACGTAAACACAAAACAACAATAGCGTATAGAATTCACGAATAATGCTTTATATCCATGGAAGATTTTGCacgtttttgtttaataaatgtataaaagaaatataaatcaatacacTACAACTGTAGCGAgataggaaataaaaataacatttaatctaattttctattttacaaaCAGACATGCGCAAATGGCGCCGCTTTCCAGGTAACCATAGACAATGTATAGATTGAAACAAGCAAAATCACAAAGGATACTCTGCAGTTCATTTATAAGAAGCAAATTTATAAGCAATCAAATCTTTCCGCTTGATCATACAGACACAGACAACTATCATGTAGGTACTTACATCAATATTCGAAGGCGTACAGGAAGTTGAGATAAAGGACTCATTAGAATTATGCGAAAATAGAATTGTCCTTTGTTATTACAtcgtacaaaaaattaataagctaGCTAGAGCACGAAAACCTTATCTCATTCAGACGAAGCTTTATCTTTCTTGTTgtcgtttattaaattatgtccGTTTCTCAAACAATGATATAAGCACTTCTTGGCATTTTTATAAGAAGGCaaacaacttatttattaacatatgcATGCAAACATTGTCATATCAAGCAAATACAGTAAATGTTTTACAAGTAAATACTAATCAATAGTTTGCTATTAGTTCAAAGCTTTGGTAGTGCCATGTGCAAAGAAACAGACGACaacaattgataataaaatgcttaataagaagctttaattaaaaataatttaaagagtGAAACGAGACCCTGTTATggtataatattgtgttatctgtgctGTTACTGAGATTTCGCTATCCGTACTTCTGTTATCAGCCTATCTTATGATCCGCGGTAGAaagacagttgaaatttttaaaatatagagtaTTTCTATTAccactataacaataaataacaaagagTCGAGgttataaattggatgggtgactaatattttttgcagTTGCACTTTAACTTATTTGTACGCAATTTAGtcgatttcattttttttttttaattttcaacaaaaagcttaaacaaacaaagataGAACACAACAAACTCCTCATAATTCGGATATGGAACAACATTCCTTCCGGTCAGGTCAAAGGtcaaaatactaaattaaaattttcaataattcttatgCCATTTTATATCCTGTatcttgaatttgaaatttaatgcattatGCAGTATTTCACTAGTAAAGCCCTTTTAATTGACACCCATTTTCAGGAAGTTttgtaaagtaatattttaaatcgacATTTGTAGCGGCCGCCATGTTTGATTGATTCAATGATTGCTACCAACAAGCGCAAGGAAActgacttttaaattaataaaccgCATCGAAATTAGTCCATACCTTTGAATGCTTTGATGTACACACAGACAGATGTCAAACGTTTAATATCTATCctaaaaatgaaattctaAGCTTTTTACTGGAAAGGTAACAAgataaaaatgtgatttttgactggttttgtaaaatattatttagatattttattaaagtagaattacataattattttaataaaaaccctttaaattgttagaactaagctttcaaataaataacaatattagaaATCCTCCTtcttttaaagtcggttgataacccattactattaaaaatagtttcagCAATATGTTTTTGCGGCTTCTAGCGAGAAAAAGATCGGTATTTCGTTTGATAGATAGGTAGTATCGAATATTCTAGTATTCATACGTAATAGATTACTGCTCATTCgcacaataaatcatttgtagaggcgtaagatcaTTAGCagacctctgcaaatgtttatgatcCATGGTAGCACTTATCATCAGCTCTctcaccagctcctttgctaactcaaaaaataaattaagtgtaTTAGTTAAGTTATCCtgtaaatgattaaaatttcacaaagCGATAAATTAAAACACGTTACAGTATCAAGATCAAAAATTGCTCAAGTTTAACCTCATTCAATGCAATAAGCGCTTATGTTAAGTCGTCAATTACAATAGCAATGAACCGGTCATTTCATCCATCTTCTATAGCAATCCATACGTATACATTTCACACGTTAAATGGGACGTGTCACGCGaccattaaaaacaaagtattAGAGACGAATGCCTCTATAGATTATCTGTCAAGGGCCTAATTTAACGCACCTTCTTACGTAAGATCGTGGTCTCGATACGTTATGAAATGCTATTGAAAATGGACATTGTTCTAAGCATATTCAAATGTCAATTGCGTTTTCACAACGGTGCGAAGGAATAGAGATTGATGGATAAAGTGGGCAGAATAGATACTCAATATATTATctagaaaattgtttttttagacCATGATactaattttgtttacaaCGGAATATAGAACTGCCTTCGATCTAGTCACGCAACCTTTAAATATGCATACTACTTTCATCATTGTGTATGTACGGTTCAATAGatagatgtaaataaaaaatgaactcAATTTCCTTCACTCAAACTTCATTAACACGCCTACGTTTCAATCTTGTTCCACTGTTCAAGCCGACAATGGCGGCAGCgtcttcaaatatattttgcattatGCTTATAATTACTAGCAGTGAAGGTCTCACTTGCGATGAAGTTCTCGCGGTTGCATCGGATAAAAAGTCCACATTCTTAGCAGAATTGCAATTAATGCAACCAAAAGAAATAATCAACTGTTTAACTCACCTTGGCAAGgaacaattacaattttcgGAAGCGGATTACATGTGGCAATCAATAAAAACGTACTACGGCGGTGTCGCGAATGTTCCAGACCAAATTCTTTCAATGCTCCACTGGGTAACACCAGCGATACAGTCTGAGGAATATGCGAATATcacttttgaaaatattgacgttatacaaaattttggcCTCGATTATGGGTTGAATAACGAGCAGCTTGCCTCTATTGCGGATGGTGTTCGGGCTGATTATGGTGACAAAGACATTGAAGATTACTCATATTACGACTTAGCAGCGCTTCGGCAAATACTGTGTGCTTTTAATAGAAGTGAAATAGAAAGAATTCATGCTAAGGCATATAAGGAAGCTTCTGCACTTATTGGTAAATTAGAAGGGTGCACTTCTGAGGCAATGTTGGGATTTGCAACTTTGGCAGTGAATAATAGCGCCTTTGGTCCTGCCGAGTTTTGGGACGAtaccattataaaaattgttggaGCTGTTGCTGAATATTTGCCGAAGAATGTTATCGGAAAATATGCGAAGAAAAAGACGTCGACTTAAAACAGTTtcatgaattaaatatgttgtaaaaacattttataataggcgcaaaatattatatcggatatctttaaatatgcTTCGAAAATATAGTTGAGTAGCGGTCCGTAGCCGTGGTAGCCTATAGCACTAAATAGCCCATAGCCAAAACATAGGCCCAAAGCTTTAACCTTATATAGCGCCCCAAATACGCACGTACATAACCTACGGTGAAATAATTCTTTACATCGGTTTATCAATAAGTTCGTGAGATAAGCacgtacaaataaacaatcaaaccCTTCATCTTCATATTATAAGTTTACGCCAAAGTTTTGAATCACCTTTGTTCATATgtgaaatgtaaaagttttaaatttagaaacttacattcaatcaaaataatgGCTGTTTAATTTGACCTTTAAAACAATAGTATAGTTACAAGATAATTTACAAAGATCTTTTATGATGACGTAATCAATATATATCGATGTGTTAATAACTAGTTCCATGTACCGATTGCTTATTGCAAATAAGATATGATTGGCGATTTTGATGTAGTTTTGATATTAGTAAATGTCAAATGATTTagcaattatttcttaattccGCAGTACAAAATAACCTTGACTATCATGTAAGTGGTCCTGAAATAGCTGGACTGTTGGCTTTCGCTTTATGATATAACTTTCATTGTTGTAAATTTTCTTCTGTTGCTCTCCTTAATGTTTGCAATAGCGTACCAATTCATCTTTgcaatatatgaataaaagtagtttaatattgGTCTTTATCTTTAACCTTAATCACCAGATTTCCccagttatttatttctgcatactttatttatctaatcagccagattttcatataatattctaaaaatattattaataatggaaAAGGACGTTTATGACTTTATAACTCCAATTTGGTAAAACCCAACCTCTGCTTCGGGCCTATTCAATGCTTCAAGGGTATCAAAGTATTATGgaagttaaatttatgttttttatttattagcgtgtgtttgttactacAAACAcgaaataagttattattactgttaatatgaaataatatgtaataacttctaataaaaactatcgtaagttattatatatttagtagtCAGCAAATCGTAGCTGACTAGATAGATCtagaaattacataaatatattgtctCTTTCGATAGCAAAACTGCAACGATTTAAGTGATCCACTGATTCATCGCTCACTCACAATATCATGAGCGTTTGATTATTAAACCTGTTATTGCTTAAAGTTAAAAAGGAAACAGCAATTATATGACCGTGGCCAATAAAATTagaaagataattattatcatgtgAGTTTTGTATAAGTAGGTACGAAATTATTACGTACGtttggttttaatttattaacccGCATGAAACATTCATCtaacttatatttaagtttcttATTTCCATTTGCAGAACAAAATGACGACCGCAAGCATGCTGCTCACTGTGGGCACAACATTGGCATCGAAAGAGCAATGTGATAAGGACGACCTAATGTCATGTAAAGTACGTAACACAGCTGCTGTGGAGTTGAGGGAGACGCCAGCTACCAGGGAACAAGCCTTACACATAATGCGAGAATGGATACAAAAGAACACTGATATCAAAAACGTTAGACAAGGTAAATAACGCATGATTATACTGGCCTACTCATAGATGCTACACTGTTTTTAAGCACAGAAAAACGCTTAGGGTCTTAAATagtaactgaaaaaaaaaaagttgcctttaaggaatttttttttctacctCCTCACTCCATCATCAGATCAATTCAATAACCCAGATTGTTGAAATGCAAAAGTTTAGGTTAATTGGAAACAGGGAAGTAAATCAAATCTTACTTGAGACTTTAATTCActgttaattagttttttgttaatattcagATAAGATCTGATGAGGGAATCACTCCCTGTGTCCTTACTCAATGATATTGGAACCAACTCCGGAGTAGGCGCTTACgtacaaaaaaagaaattcttaATTCGGTTCACAATTGCCGAAAATATCGtattatacatacacaataaaaatacatacagacgaACATAGAACCTGCTTCTTTTCGTATTTGGGAGTTAGTCGTTATTAAGTAGATGAATTCCTTGGTCactaatgttttttatttacccaTCTAGTAGACTCCCAGAGATCTAAAATAACATTGCATAGTTGGACAGGCTACATAGAGAAAGCATACAATATTCTAAACACTAGCGTAAACAAGTAGTCTGTTTACCACTTAAACGAGCACGTTTTACAAACTCTGAAACATAGAGCTCGCTATCTCTCTTGTTGTTATGAAATTGtaccaatgtttattttaatatcgttaCGTTATACTGTTATTTCTTTGCAGATGACACGTTCTTACTACGTTTTCTACGACACAAGAAGTTCAGTATACCGATGGCTCAACAAACGctactaaaatatttgaacCTCAGAAAGTTTTATAGCGATTGTATGACAAACTTGGACTGCGAAGAAGCAAATCTCAAGGAAATTCTTAGTGATGGGTACGTTTTTATATCACTCGTTTAATTACAGAAAATGATtctatgaaaacataattttataaaagtttcatCATTTTCTTATAATCAATTGAATCATTCTCAAATAAACCGGATAAAGGCTAGTCATCTAATTTCCAGtggaaatcatttttataattgaaaaatgttaattcattgcaaatataaaatacgaagATGTAATCGTTATAATTTAGGTAATATAAAAGTCGGATATCCGTATATATACTTGTGACAACAATATAGTTGTGAAATCCTATTTAACCTCCACAAGAATCACACACCCACTTACATCGACAAAGAAAAGTGTCATTAAGATACATCACTCTGACAATAGTTAGGAGTACATGTAATGTAATGCACAAGCAAGTTGCAATATGCCGGGATCTTTTGTGTTATTCATAACGTATGATGACTTGAAATCAATTGTAGTAAGTGATGTTAAACGGTCACAATCAATCAATTGAATAGATAGAGATTTCTAAAGGACAAACTCGCAACGGAAGCTTATATTACGCAGTTTATacaattagttattatttgtattcataCTAGTCTGAACTAATTtcggtttaaaataaaataataaaataaaatataactttatttgtcTCTGCACAacaatacattacatttaGTATATGTATAGCTTAATATCTAGTGTTGTGAGAGACTGGTGCTTAAaataggtttaaaaaaaacctggGGTACAAGTCACCAGCCCCACACGCCAACTGATAAGAAACATGAATGACAACAGATGTTTAGatcagagaaaaaaaaaagataaaaaaagacaaaaatattaaaaccacACTATTTGTCACCTATATCTGATGAACCTTGTTTTGGTTTATATCTAAGTATTGTCTCAATAGAAAACTTCAAGGTGCTTGATATAAATACCGAATTTGGTAAAAACCAATACCataatgtaatgatttatAGCCTTCTCATGAATAAGGAGTATTCACCAATAGCGAATTTCCGTTTGGCCTCTATGTTCAAACATATGACAGTGATACTATTGATAACTTCCTCTTTTTGAGGCCAAGAACAATGCTATGCATAAAcgattcaatataaattatgggccaggaaaatattttgcataaataGTAAGTACAATGCGTATAGTAGCGATATgcaataaacacatttattttcctttcatCGTGTGTTTAGGAAATAATTGGTACCATGAAATTCATAGCTGTTTTACCGGTTTGCTAGTAGCTATTGATGCGACTGCATCTATACACGCGGATACTTaatacaatgtttataaaaccttttatattcaaaacaatgATATGGAAATTGCTACAGACTaagaataaacattttgtgCTATCCTTTTAAAGAAGAAACATAGCCTATTATAGTTTTACTCAACACACGCGATATAGGCCCGCTAATTACAAATGCTGATATTGGCCTCGATCTTgcgaaaaattgtttaaacccACTAACATGGTTACCAAACCAGACATCCGTATTATGAAAGCCGCTTGCCCAATCTATATTCTTtagttttaaagtatattgGACTGGTTATTCGAAAGCTCCCACGCGGAGCCTTGACCTCCGAACGTCGTTATATAATGCaatcatattatgtatgacgttacaaaattatttctccATTTTAGGTACATAGCTGTTTCCCCAGTTCGTGACAGCAAGGGTCGCCGGGTCATCGTTTATAACATGAGTAAGTTGATGAcgtatttatcaataaaacctGCTCCTAACAACTGCATTCTTAATCGTCATATTGCTTCTTTTCGGAGTTATTTTGGttcataaattgttaaatttatatgtaacactGGTTGGCTGggaacatttcaaataatcaacataataaaatcacgaatatattgtatatatttgataacatCAAAGACGTGTCTCGTTAGTCtagataaatatctatttataaaatgtatgcaatAATTACCATGAAATGGATAAGTTAGGTATTAATGCTATGCGATGTTTATGTACCTACTGTATTTCTTGCGATATGTTGAACTTGCAAAGCGAAGGTAATGACTTTGACATTATATGTGCGAATCCAACGCTTCAAGTAAGATCATACGGTAATGAATGTGCGAAATTGCTGTATCATAACCATATGATATCATATTTGCTTGTTTACTTATAAGGTCAATGTGGTTTGgtctaaaaatgtatataattatgtaatagagCTACGCTTATTTTAATGTCTAGCAGATTAAGGTAGAGCATAGTTGATGATGGgtgttaaaacatataataataagaatttttttgcTTCAGCTTATAAGCTTCTCATAACATAAGGTGGTGTTGTTGATTGCGTCAAGagattaaaagataaataagtttatttcataactttGTGTGGATTTCTTTGTTAACTATAAGCGACCTGTCGGTGTATATTACGCACTATTACGAAGTACGTATTATGTCGTAATATATACCACACGGAATggcaatgataataaaaaaatgctggATGCGGACTTAATTTCGCGATTTCATAAAGAGAAACAGGTTTCTGTTACAGAGGTAAATCattgttatgatttattaacatgttattttgaccttgctttaaaaataaacacacaaagaACTTTAGAGGATTTTGTAATCGAAGGGGAATTCTAATTGGGCCTGCGGCTATTTTTACCTTTAATTGTCATATTCACATTAAAAGTCTGTcctatttaatacattatattacatgaatataatggagtaaatatacaaattttagatattatatgtagtgtaccaataaagaataaagtgtaaataaaaactgtacGCATGTATCtaaatttctatttgtttCAGGTAAATTCAACGCGAATAAATTCACTTGCTGGGACATGGTGCGCGCCCATTTGGTGGTCTATGAGACCCTGATGGAAGACTCCACGGACCAAGTACAAGGCTTCGTGCACGTGGGTGATGGAAGTGGTTCCTCCAAGACACATGTGACTGCCTGGAATCCCGTGGACTTTGCGAGGCTCCTTAAATGGGGAGAGGTGGGTAGTGGAGTTTGTTTACTGATTTCCGTTGAGAGCCTTTTGTGAAACCGATAACATTtctgcattatttttattcatcaattGCGTGTATAAAATCGGATATTGCTTGCGAATTGTGTTTCAtatgtgaaattaatatttaataatagattcCACTTATAGtcattatagtaataattgCTGTTCTCTTACGATTTATTCAGGAAGTAACTTTTTCCTCTATAATCCTTTAGTAGATGCATGCATGCAGATAATCAGTCTAATCGATTTTGCTAAATTTGCTATtgcttaattacaaaaatggcTCCAATTACCGTGTCTCGAATCTTCATCCTTGAATTTCATACGAAAGTGTCGTAATTATCAGACATTTacacataatatgataatgtttGAGTGTGCAATGATCGAACGTCGAACAGTTTTAGTCGTGTGCGTTTAGTTGCAACGTGAATATAGCTGAAAAATGATATCGGGTGCATTTAccaattatatgaataaattacacGCCGCATACAGCAAACGTCTTCAAATTTCCGAGTGTTGTTGTTTTACTTTGTCATATAAACTTGCGGCAACAACATGGATAAAGCATCATACTTTGTATGTAAGGATTGCAATTTCGCAACTATgacattatgttataaaatcatataaaaaccaCAAATTTTCGTatgaaaagaattttttaatcaattatcaATTTCAAGCAAcagaaatttatttctgtCCTACTAGCCCGCTCGGAATTGAATAATCACGCATAATAATACCGCGGGTTTGAAAGAGCTGCGGAATTGCCATCCCTATGCATCGGGTTATACTTAGTCGCAGTAGGATTAGTAAATACTAACTGTAGGCTAgattttatgcatttaaatagTGACTTCATACCGTCATCTAAGACAGCCTCATAAAtcacgtaataaaatataaaatttgaatggtattaataaaaacttatgtgATGTTTTATTACCTGTCGTCGTTTTGCTAAACACTGGGTTGCCGTCTTAGAATAGtgctaattccagtgtgggaaagTATACTAGAcgactggaattagtactgctcaCTATCACGGTAACTACTCGCCTTACCGAAAATAATATCATCTGTAAACGattaacgataaaaaaaacgatCGATTTCATCTTTTATAATGGTATAACGATGTACGATTTAGCTCCCTTTGATACAACTACAAaactattctttattttactattagaTAGGTACATTTTATAGAGGCACAAAGCAATACTTTATATCCCTAATCAATCCAGTTTGTTGattagagtttttttttatgtcataagcGGTCAACTGATCTGGTTGTTCACCTGATtctaagcgatcaccacccatgaacatttacagaggtagttcgtgcctctgcgaatgcactGCCCGTTTCAAGGGAATAtaataaaggataaggaaaggattgacgactggaaaggaGGAATGAAccgggaagggtgaggaaaagaaaacgggcctTCGGCACCTCCGCTCACCGTAGGAAACACAGAAGCATGATGGCTATTCACGCCGATTTTTTCTTTGGGTGTGGTACttacccggtgcgagctaTGCGGGTGCGGCCCAATTTCATTGGCCCAAGCTGGAAGCGTGCCGATTCCCACGATAAGAGTTGTGTTTActgtatatttacttttagttAATGTCGGGTTACTCAACTGGTGGTAaatgatcaccaccgccaaCGAATATTTGCAGTGGTAGGGCCTTTTCGAATTaacttttaaggggtaaagggatataaaatacatttcttcaTTTCTGCACTCGGATATCTtcaagatataattttaaattcttacttTGAGATCAATACGACATCTACCTACGTGGATGTTACTTTGAAAGCTAAGTAACGAGTTCTAGAAATAGACTATCAATTGATAATAAGAATCTATTTCAAATGGAAATTCAATTACAATGTCGAATGAAAGTCGAATAATAACGAATGCTCATAAAAGCATGTATCCACAATCTTTATACGGTTACGGTTTTTATAaccatttataacaaaatagcATTCATAGCTTAATTCTTACCATAGCTGCATTCAGAGGGTAGGCATTGCCATTGTTTAGCGAAATGGCgaaggttcgaatcccgcctcgtgatacatttttctctattctttaaaaatgttttcatactgtctataatttattttatatttagtgcTGAGCTCTATGTTCActaatttaagtatatattttcaagCAGATGTTATTTCCAAATGATATATTTCAATCATCAAATCATCATTTCCTATTTCAATCAGAAGTAAGCGAAAATCTCCCAGGGATGTAATTCTTTCCCTTACTTCTTTTTAAAGGGAAGGAATAATTCTTCCGCCCTTCACatgggtttttttattaacaacataTATTTCTTACAGCAATCACTTCCGATGCGCCACAAGGAACTGCAATTGTTCAATGTCCCTGCTGCTCTTAAGTACATCATCGACTTTGCTGCCACGAAGGTATCACCCAAGATCGGCAACAGATTACATGTAAgtgtaattgaaaaatctgCTTTATTTTTAGCGCCATTAAAGATTAAAGTCCGCTGCTGAAGAACTTTCTAGACTTTGACACTTGTGGACATTAGTCCAACTATGCAAAGCTACCGggctataaaatattcaatgattGTTACGGAGTGAGGGTTTATTCGATTTTGCTCTCTGTATGCCTTTGAACCGCACTTCACTGCATTTTAGACTGTagtgtgtttaattaaaacttcaaaTGGTTTGCATTTTGATCTGTTGAAATGTATGGACAAGGTAAGAAAAGCACAATACGGTCTCAAAATGTTAGGTTTAAGGTTGCACTTTATTCCCTTTGAACTCAAACAAAggttgtgttattttatgtaaaagagAAATACTATGTAAAATGAAGCGTTTAAATATTcgtattaaatactataatacacTAATATATTGTGCTGataggatatattttattatgcatattaCGTGTATCTACATTTTTTTCCCatctgtttaaattaaatcgataTCGTATATGTATCGAGTGtagatttgataaatttatcgtgagaaataatttcaatatttctctGATGTTTATAATCAAgtcaatgaataaaatttaagaagtaTCCGTTCCTTGTCGCATACATTGTAAACATCATTATTTCGCACCCTCCTCTATATCCCTAATATCGTAGCTATTGGAAATGCATTATTGATTAAATGGAATTGCGTGCGAAAAGGCACCCTAATTAAATGCTCTTTCcgttatataaatgataggTTCAATTATTCGCTGGACAAGGACGAGTCATGCACTTTAGAATTTCCctgaaattaatgtttaattagcAATAGCCTCAAACGGGCTTCTCGCATAAATAGTTTTCGAACTAGCTTAATTATTGGTGGAACTATAACTCGCtaaaatgtatctatattattctgtattattattatatgtatatatatattgttctCTTTGGAGAACGATTTTCTGCAATAACCAATTCAAATTTAAGTAggttcttaatatatattatgcaatgACTCAAAAAGCGCTTTGCGTTTTCCTAACTAATTGCTTCATCTAATTTCCGATACAACTGAAACAGTTTTGACGCGTTATATAGTATGGCTAATGTAAtagacacaataaataaatatcattgtgcTGTCCATTAAATAAGTGAAGTATATAAGCTAATATTGTAAGAGTTAGGAAGTCATGGTATTAGTTATACAAAGTAAGAGGTGcatgcaaaaatataatttactatagcCTCAAGTCGTGGGCGACAGCAAATTTTTCAGTGTTCATTATAATGTTGTCAACCTTAAAAGCATTTGCCTAACTCAAATATAAACACGACATAGTGTcgagaaattaatttcaattcaattgtagtcctttataattgatttttaatacctcaaaccattattatttcaacattattttaacacagaGTTATTTTTTAGCTACATTCAAACGTGAAAAGCATATACAAGGAAGTCGACGTTGCTTGCATCCCAAAGGAGTTCGGTGGCGACATCCCCATGCAAGATATGATAGCCCACACAAAGAAATTGCTCTTGGAAAAAAGGCAAGTGCTGCTGGACCTGGACAAGATGGAAATATTGAGCACCAGAGGAATAATTTCCTCTAGGAATTCCAGCAACAATTTAAAGAACGGCATGTCATCGGTAGAAGGTAGCTTTAGGAAGTTGGAGATCGACTAGTGATCAGTTTTCTGTGGAGACTGCTAAGCATTTATGGATATATTGTAAGTCAGTAATACTCTTGCGTGGATCGTTTGATGTTTAGGTATATGAATAGGTTATAATTATGGAAcgtaaatagatatatttcgctgtttgatgaaaatatacCCCATCACTTTGTTAATAGGTAGCTATATTATCtacttgaaattattgtacaaaattgtatttctttacccaatctatatataaaaaatattttatgaacctCTTAATCGTATAgctattattgtaataatttgcaATGGACAATGGGGTTcatgataataatgaaaatatgaagTTAATTGACAGTAATTGTGTTtaagaagaaataattatagcagttattagttattgttcaggaaatgaatgaaaattgttgATGA
It encodes:
- the LOC119835460 gene encoding clavesin-1; the encoded protein is MTTASMLLTVGTTLASKEQCDKDDLMSCKVRNTAAVELRETPATREQALHIMREWIQKNTDIKNVRQDDTFLLRFLRHKKFSIPMAQQTLLKYLNLRKFYSDCMTNLDCEEANLKEILSDGYIAVSPVRDSKGRRVIVYNMSKFNANKFTCWDMVRAHLVVYETLMEDSTDQVQGFVHVGDGSGSSKTHVTAWNPVDFARLLKWGEQSLPMRHKELQLFNVPAALKYIIDFAATKVSPKIGNRLHLHSNVKSIYKEVDVACIPKEFGGDIPMQDMIAHTKKLLLEKRQVLLDLDKMEILSTRGIISSRNSSNNLKNGMSSVEGSFRKLEID